The DNA segment CTTGATAGCGATCGCAATTGGTAAGAATGCGATCGCTAAAATTCCCAATCCCACTAAGCTGCCTAAAATATCTAAACAACGTTTGAACTTAGATTGCGCTGAGGGATGCGGCATAAGCCCGAACTCCCAATCCTTATAAGTAGTACCTTGCAAGACGCTTTGTAATTGTGTTTGATACATGGTACGTTTTCTAGCCGAATGCCTAACAGAAAGGGTAAGAACACTGAGTTTCACTCAAAATATAAACTCATCTTCATCAAAGACTCGGACATTTTACGGTATATTTACGTAATCTTCATCAACATTCTGGGGATCATGAAGTTTTATAAATTTAAAATAAAGAGAAATAAATATTTCATGAGGAGGATGGTTAAAACACAATAATATGTATTAAAAATGCCTATAGTCGCAAATAATGTTACCAGGCGATCGTATGAGTGAAAAATCTCAACTTCATCTGATAAAAATTAAGTCCAGATAGACATCCCTAAGCAAGGATTCTCTTACCAAGATCAAATGCAGGTGACAGATACAAGGTAAAGCAATTAAACTAGCTCAACTATCATTGAAGTTGCAAAAATTCTTCTACCATTTGCCAGAAGCAGCTATCAATAAAATCATCAATAGTATGAAAAGAGCATTTATATAAAGCTGTATTTGTTCGACTAGATTAGTCAATTATTAATATCCATAAATTACTAAAATTCTCTCTTACAATCGGGGTAGTCAAGAAATGGTTGCATCTGGAGTCGAGGTAAAAATTAGTCGTCTAGAGTCCATTGTGGAGCAAATAGGGGAAGCAGTATTATCTACTACTGAAACCATTGAACGTCTGGCAGAAAGAGTGGAAAATCTGAGTTGCCAAGTAGAAGCACAAGGAAAACAACTACAGCAACAGGGATATCAAATTTTTGCATTGTGTGATGCAGTGCAGAGCCTCGCTGAATCTCAAGATGATTCCTTACAAAAACTCACACAACTAACACAAACTTTAGATAGACTGACTTCTTTAATTCAAGGAGAGGATGAAGAGATGTGAGAAATAATTGCTAAATCTTTCAACAGAGATACGAACACAGAGACAAAATATCTTTTGTCTCCACATTCATCTTTCATCTTTATAGGAAGTTTTAGCGTTGCAGAGTTGTGGAATACATGAAAATTTTAGCCAGTAGCAGCGCATCTGTATCTTAATTTATGATATTAATTTTCAGGACAGACGCGCTATTACAGAACTTTTTTAACCTTGGACTCCTATTGTATGTAAGGGACTTCCAGATAAAAAATATCCAAAATGTAGCGTGCGTCAGTGCGATAGAACCTAAATATACTCAGAAATCATTCATACTGACGCACCCTACCAAATAATCAATTTCGGGTAATTTATCTTTTGGTGTTCCCTAAGTTTTGGTTATTTAGTGAAAATTAGCATTGTGTCGTACCAAATTCATAAACTCTTCACGAGTACGAGCATCTTCCGCAAATACACCACGCATTGCACTAGTAACAGTCCAAGAACCAGGCTTTTGTACACCGCGCATCACCATGCACATATGAGTTGCTTCTATTACCACTGCTACCCCTTGAGGTTTGAGTAAACCTTGCAGTGCATCAGCAATTTGTAGTGTCAGACGTTCCTGTACTTGTAAACGTCGAGCATACATCTCACAAACTCGCGCAATTTTAGATAACCCTATCACCTTACCGTTAGGAATATAGGCAACATGAGCGCGACCAATAATTGGTAAAATATGATGTTCGCAAGAACTGAAAATGTCGATATCCCGAATCAATACCATCTCATTGGCATCTTCTGTAAATACTGCACCATTTAACAGTTCATCCAAGGATTCATTATATCCCTTAGTCAAAAACTGCAAAGCTTTTACAACTCGCTTAGGAGTATCTAGCAAACCTTCACGGTCAGGATTTTCCCCTAATCCAATTAGTAAAGTACGCACAGCCTGTACCATTTCTGCTTCTGTGACAGTTGGTGTTTGCTGAGTAGATAAAGATGACACCATCTGAGCAGCAGAAACTGTATCGGGACGAATCGATAAAGTCATGTTATTTCGTTTAGTTGGTAGAGATTGTGAGTTAGTTAATAGTTAGAGATTGGCAAAAATCTATTAACTGAATTGTTTGATTACTTAACACTTCTTAATCATACCAAACAATTGTTAAGTTGTGTATAAATTTGATTAGTATTTAATTTTCTACCAATGAAAACCAATTGGTTCTTAGGTAAAGTATGCCATTCATCAGCGTGTAAGTTATAACGAGGCCCACTCAGTTGAAATATATGGCGTAACTCACTATCACTAAACCACAAAATACCCTTAGCACGGAAAACATTCTGAGGCATTTCTTCTGTGAGAAAATTCTCAAATTTATGAACATCAAACGGCCTATCAGACTGAAAAGATACTGAAACAAATCCATCATTGTCTAAATGATGAGAGTGGTGTTCATGATGATGTTTATGCTCATGATGGTCATGGTCATGGTCGTGTTCATGGCTATGATGTTCATGATTATGTTCGTGAGCATCTTCTGCATCATCAGCAGTATAATCATCTTTTGGGGTTAAACCAACACCTAAAATTAAGGGTAAAGCCACTTCACCATATTTTGTATGTAGGATTCTTGCACTATCTTTGACAGTTTGGATATAGTCTTCTAATGCTTGAATTTTTTCTGAAGTAGCCAAGTCTGTTTTATTCAGAAGAATAATGTCTGCATAAGTAAGTTGTTTTAAAGCAGCTTCACTCTCGAAATGATTTGGTTCAAAGGCTTCCGCATCTACGACTGTCAGGATTGAGTCGAGATTGGTCAAATCCCGAAGCTCTGTACCTAAAAACGTTAAAATAATGGGCAATGGGTCAGCAACACCGGTAGTTTCAATAACTAAATAATCGATGCGTTCTTCTCGTTCCAAAACCCGATAAACAGCATCAACTAAACCATCATTGATAGTGCAGCATATACAGCCATTACTCAGTTCGAGCATATCTTGGTCTACAGACACTAACAACTGGCTATCAATATTAATATCACCGAACTCATTGACGAGAACAGCAACTTTTAAATCATGCTTATTTTTAAGAATTTGATTGAGTAGAGTTGTTTTACCACTGCCTAAAAAGCCAGTAATGATTGTAACTGGCATTCCTCGTTTGGGAATTTCAGGAATTATGTTTGTTGTTTCTGCGGTTAGGGTATTCATAGGGTGATGAGATGTTTGTGAACTATGAAATCAATGACGCTGTTGAATAATTGTGGCTATGTACGTATATTCAACTTCAGCAATCTGCTTAAGGATTTTGTATTTGTAAATTACTTCTTGGCAATTATAGTTTCTCGTAAGTGATTTGTCAGATCATTTAAATTAATCGCTCCCAAATCACCATTTGCTCTAGTTCTTACACTTAAATTTTGATTTTCCACTTCTTTTTTACCTACGACACCAACCACGGGAATCTTTTCTAACTCTGCTGTACGAATCTGCTTTCCTAAACGCTCGCCACTGATATCTATTTCGACTCTAAATCCATCTTTTTGCAAAGCTATGGCAACAGATTCTGTATATCCTCTCACATCGTCGCTCACAGGTAATAATCTTATCTGTACTGGTGCTAACCATAAAGGAAAATCACCTGCATAATTCTCAATTAAGATGCCGAAAAATCGTTCCAAAGAACCAAAAATCGCGCGATGAATCATAATTGGTCTTTGGCGACTACCATCAGTAGCAATATATTCCATATCGAAACGTTCAGGTAAATTAAAATCTACCTGAATAGTGGAACATTGCCAGAGACGACCAATAGCATCTTGAATTTTGATATCAATTTTAGGGCCATAAAAAGCACCACCACCTTCATCAACAATATAATTCCAGCCTTTAGCATCCAAGGCTTGTCTTAAGGCTGATGTGGCTAGTTCCCAAACTTCATTATTTCCTACTGATTTATCGGGACGGGTTGAAAGATTAACCTCATAATTTTTAAAACCAAAATCTGACAAAATATGTTCAGTGAGATTTAAAACTCCTAAAATTTCATCAGCGATTTGATGAGGTAAACAAAAAATATGAGCATCATCTTGGGTAAATCCTCTGACCCTCATCAAACCATGTAGCGCCCCTGAACGTTCATAACGATAAACAGTGCCTAATTCAGCCCATCTTAAGGGTAATTCTCGATAAGAATGTAATTGATGTTTATAAGTGAGGACATGAAAGGGACAATTCATAGGCTTAATTTGATAAGCCTGATTTTCCACTTCCATTGAGTCAAACATATTCTCTTGATAGAAGTCAAAATGACCAGATGTCTTCCATAAATCGAGGTTGGCTACATGAGGTGTGTAGAGTAATTGATAGCCAGATTCTAGATGACATTTTCGCCAATAATCTTCAATGATGTAACGAATACTCGCGCCTTTGGGATGCCAAAAAACTAAACCACCGCCAGCTTCCTCTTGAATACTAAATAAGTTTAGCTCTTGACCCAACTTTCTATGGTCGCGGCGTAAAGCTTCTTCTCTTTGTTTGAGGTAAGCCTCTAGTTCTGCCTTTGTTTTCCAAGCTGTGCCATAAATGCGTTGTAGTTGGGGCTTGCTTTCATCGCCTTGCCAATATGCACCGGCAATGTTTAATAGTTGGAAACTATTGGGGTCAATTTCACCAGTAAAATTAATATGCGGCCCAGCGCACAAGTCCCACCAATAGTTACTGGCTGGTTTGACATCTGCAACAAACAAGGAAGATTCTGGTGTGCTGGTGTCAGGGCTACCAATAAAGTAGCGGGTGATGGTTTCTTCTGGGGGGATACGGTCTAAGATTTCTAACTTGTAAGGTTCGTTTAACTGAGCGATTTCGGTGCGGATTTCTTCTCGTTGCACCTCTTCGCGGATTATTGGCAGGTTGGCTTTGATGATGCGCCGCATTTCTGCTGCAATTTTGCCCAAGTCATCGGGAGTGATGCTGATTGGACAATCGAAGTCGTAGTAAAATCCGTTGTCTGTCACTGGGCCAGTTGCTACTTTTGTCCCTAGAAATAACTTCTGTACTGCCATCGCCATGATGTGGGCGCAGGTGTGACGAATCCGCACAAGTTGCTCGCTGTTGTGCTGGTCTAAGTCTCTCTGGGACTGGGTTAAGGAACTGACCATATTAATAAATAATGAGAATCGTTATCATGTTAGCGCAAAAAGGGGCGGATTGGGAATGACTATAAAAACGTCAAAGTTATGATTTCTTTGACCCCTACACCCCCTCAACTTTCAGCTGGCTTGTACTCCGGTGATGCTGGGGGAAAAAGCTATGCTTGGTTTAGCTATGGCAGGGACGATTTTTTCACAGGCCATTCTTGCGCCTGATAAGTTGCGTGCTGTTGGCCCTACTTGTAAAGCTGCCAAACCGCCCATGATAAATAATTCGCAGCCAGGCCAACGTAGACAAGTATCTAAAACTGGTAAACCTTTAACTATGGGAATAGGGTAAGCGACGAGAACATCTTTTAATAAGGGTTCATGGGTGACATCGAATTTAGTACCTGTGGAAAGCCAAATATAATCGCATTCATGGTGACTACCATCACTACATTCGACTTGCCAATTTTTGCCGAGCCATTGGGCTTTGAGTATTTGACAGTTTTCGTCAATTTTGATGTTACCACTACGGACTTGTCGTCTTATTTGGGTAGCGATCGCCGGAGTCATGGAACCACCATTTCTAGCTTGCTGAATCGTCGTCCAGCGTTGTTCCCAATCAGATTGAGCAAAAAAGTCTTTGAGATACTTTGGCCCCAACCATCCTGGTTCTGCATCGAATAACTTTTCTGTTAACTGTCGCCGCATCATTAACTGAACCTTCGCACCGTGAGAAATCGCACCCACAGCCAAATGTCCGCTAGTTAACCCACCACCCACAATCAAAATTCTCTTCCCCATTAACGACAATTTTCGTAAATCAATGGTTTGTGAGTGGCAAATTCTCTCTTGTGGGTATGGTGTCTGAATCTCGTTTACCCAAGTCGGGATTTGACGTTGAGCGCTACCAGTAGCCAACACTACCCGTCTTGCTGTTACCTTCTGCCCATCTTGTAAACTAAGGCAAAATTGGGGACGCAGATGATGAGGAATG comes from the Nostoc sp. PCC 7120 = FACHB-418 genome and includes:
- a CDS encoding FAD/NAD(P)-binding protein is translated as MTKKTDLAIVGAGPHALTLTTHLLQKRQSLRGKFLVFDPSGRWMSGWNQQFAALEIPHLRSPAVHHPDPNPFALRKFAESRPHELFPPYDLPGTQLFEDFCQDVVRVWQLQERVIPLAVTKIEPIPHHLRPQFCLSLQDGQKVTARRVVLATGSAQRQIPTWVNEIQTPYPQERICHSQTIDLRKLSLMGKRILIVGGGLTSGHLAVGAISHGAKVQLMMRRQLTEKLFDAEPGWLGPKYLKDFFAQSDWEQRWTTIQQARNGGSMTPAIATQIRRQVRSGNIKIDENCQILKAQWLGKNWQVECSDGSHHECDYIWLSTGTKFDVTHEPLLKDVLVAYPIPIVKGLPVLDTCLRWPGCELFIMGGLAALQVGPTARNLSGARMACEKIVPAIAKPSIAFSPSITGVQAS
- the folE gene encoding GTP cyclohydrolase I FolE, with the translated sequence MTLSIRPDTVSAAQMVSSLSTQQTPTVTEAEMVQAVRTLLIGLGENPDREGLLDTPKRVVKALQFLTKGYNESLDELLNGAVFTEDANEMVLIRDIDIFSSCEHHILPIIGRAHVAYIPNGKVIGLSKIARVCEMYARRLQVQERLTLQIADALQGLLKPQGVAVVIEATHMCMVMRGVQKPGSWTVTSAMRGVFAEDARTREEFMNLVRHNANFH
- the thrS gene encoding threonine--tRNA ligase; translation: MVSSLTQSQRDLDQHNSEQLVRIRHTCAHIMAMAVQKLFLGTKVATGPVTDNGFYYDFDCPISITPDDLGKIAAEMRRIIKANLPIIREEVQREEIRTEIAQLNEPYKLEILDRIPPEETITRYFIGSPDTSTPESSLFVADVKPASNYWWDLCAGPHINFTGEIDPNSFQLLNIAGAYWQGDESKPQLQRIYGTAWKTKAELEAYLKQREEALRRDHRKLGQELNLFSIQEEAGGGLVFWHPKGASIRYIIEDYWRKCHLESGYQLLYTPHVANLDLWKTSGHFDFYQENMFDSMEVENQAYQIKPMNCPFHVLTYKHQLHSYRELPLRWAELGTVYRYERSGALHGLMRVRGFTQDDAHIFCLPHQIADEILGVLNLTEHILSDFGFKNYEVNLSTRPDKSVGNNEVWELATSALRQALDAKGWNYIVDEGGGAFYGPKIDIKIQDAIGRLWQCSTIQVDFNLPERFDMEYIATDGSRQRPIMIHRAIFGSLERFFGILIENYAGDFPLWLAPVQIRLLPVSDDVRGYTESVAIALQKDGFRVEIDISGERLGKQIRTAELEKIPVVGVVGKKEVENQNLSVRTRANGDLGAINLNDLTNHLRETIIAKK
- a CDS encoding CobW family GTP-binding protein, whose product is MNTLTAETTNIIPEIPKRGMPVTIITGFLGSGKTTLLNQILKNKHDLKVAVLVNEFGDINIDSQLLVSVDQDMLELSNGCICCTINDGLVDAVYRVLEREERIDYLVIETTGVADPLPIILTFLGTELRDLTNLDSILTVVDAEAFEPNHFESEAALKQLTYADIILLNKTDLATSEKIQALEDYIQTVKDSARILHTKYGEVALPLILGVGLTPKDDYTADDAEDAHEHNHEHHSHEHDHDHDHHEHKHHHEHHSHHLDNDGFVSVSFQSDRPFDVHKFENFLTEEMPQNVFRAKGILWFSDSELRHIFQLSGPRYNLHADEWHTLPKNQLVFIGRKLNTNQIYTQLNNCLV